In a single window of the Agrobacterium fabrum str. C58 genome:
- the metG gene encoding methionine--tRNA ligase, with protein sequence MTDKTPFYITTAISYPNGKPHIGHAYELIATDAMARFQRLDGMDVFFLTGTDEHGQKMQQTARAEGISPEELAQRNSDQFREMGKLLNASNDDFIRTTEERHHETSRNIWNLMADSGDIYKDSYAGWYSVRDEAYYAEDETEVRADGVRYGPQGTPVEWVEEESYFFKLSEYQEKLLKLYEENPDFIGPAERRNEIISFVKSGLKDLSISRTTFDWGIKVPDDPKHVMYVWVDALTNYITATGYIEDRNGPRAKYWPADVHIIGKDIIRFHAVYWPAFLMSAKLPLPKRVYAHGFLLNKGEKMSKSLGNVVDPANLVAHFGLDPVRYFFMREVSFGQDGSYSEEGIATRINADLANGIGNLASRSLSMIVKNCDGQIPTPGAFNDDDKAMLASADGLLAVCREEMGKQLIHRALAAIIAVVSETDRYFASQEPWALKKTDPERMGTVLYVTAEVVRQIGILLQPFMPQSCEKLLDLVAAPADGRDFTALGEAGRLAPGTPLEAPKPVFPRYVAPEA encoded by the coding sequence ATGACAGACAAGACACCGTTCTACATCACCACCGCGATCTCCTACCCCAACGGCAAGCCGCATATCGGCCATGCCTATGAGTTGATTGCGACGGACGCCATGGCACGTTTTCAGCGCCTGGACGGAATGGATGTTTTCTTCCTGACCGGCACGGACGAACACGGCCAGAAGATGCAGCAGACGGCAAGGGCGGAAGGCATTTCGCCGGAAGAGCTGGCGCAGCGCAATTCCGACCAGTTCCGTGAAATGGGCAAGCTGCTCAACGCCTCGAACGACGATTTCATCCGCACCACGGAAGAGCGTCACCACGAGACCTCGCGCAATATCTGGAACCTGATGGCCGATAGCGGCGACATCTACAAGGACAGCTATGCCGGCTGGTATTCCGTGCGCGACGAGGCCTATTACGCCGAGGACGAGACGGAAGTGCGCGCAGACGGTGTCCGTTACGGGCCGCAGGGCACACCGGTCGAATGGGTGGAAGAGGAAAGCTACTTCTTCAAGCTCTCCGAATATCAGGAAAAACTCCTGAAGCTCTACGAGGAGAACCCTGACTTCATCGGTCCGGCCGAGCGCCGCAACGAGATCATCTCGTTCGTCAAATCCGGTCTGAAGGACCTGTCGATTTCCCGCACCACCTTTGACTGGGGCATCAAGGTTCCCGACGATCCGAAGCACGTCATGTATGTCTGGGTCGATGCGCTGACCAACTACATTACCGCGACCGGCTACATCGAGGACAGGAACGGCCCGCGCGCCAAATATTGGCCTGCCGACGTGCACATCATCGGCAAGGACATCATCCGCTTCCACGCGGTCTACTGGCCGGCTTTCCTGATGAGCGCCAAGCTGCCGCTGCCCAAGCGGGTCTACGCGCACGGCTTCCTGCTCAACAAGGGCGAGAAGATGTCGAAGTCGCTCGGCAATGTCGTCGACCCTGCCAATCTGGTTGCCCATTTCGGCCTCGATCCGGTTCGTTATTTCTTCATGCGCGAAGTCTCTTTCGGCCAGGATGGCAGCTATAGCGAAGAGGGCATCGCCACCCGCATCAATGCCGATCTCGCCAATGGCATCGGCAATCTCGCCAGCCGTTCGCTGTCGATGATCGTCAAGAATTGCGACGGGCAGATCCCGACGCCCGGCGCATTCAACGATGACGACAAAGCGATGCTCGCTTCTGCCGACGGGCTGCTTGCGGTCTGCCGCGAGGAAATGGGCAAGCAGCTCATTCACCGCGCGCTTGCCGCCATCATCGCCGTCGTTTCGGAAACCGACCGTTATTTCGCGTCGCAGGAACCGTGGGCGCTGAAGAAGACCGATCCGGAGCGCATGGGCACCGTGCTTTACGTGACGGCCGAAGTGGTGCGCCAGATCGGCATCCTGCTGCAGCCCTTCATGCCTCAGTCCTGCGAGAAGCTGCTCGATCTCGTTGCGGCGCCTGCCGACGGCAGAGATTTCACGGCGCTCGGCGAAGCCGGTCGTCTGGCTCCAGGCACACCGCTCGAAGCGCCGAAGCCGGTCTTCCCGCGTTACGTTGCCCCGGAAGCGTGA
- a CDS encoding chloride channel protein has protein sequence MSTKPFRAPSMASFFDNLRASRLRAMFRRGELGLVALAVLIGVAAGLLVALIGALSTALHILVFGVERLSSSDLSGRIVLFGPIIGGMLLGLIIFILSKTRKKPMIDPIEANALHGGRLSLTDSIIVCVQNIVSNGFGASVGLEAGYTQIASGVASKIGIKLKLRRGDMRILVGCGAAGAIAAAFNAPLTGAFYAIELIIGTYTVVTLAPLIVSALVATTVIGLIGGHGLSIDIVDASRVTPADYVPAIFLGVVCAAIGIVLMQAVSFIEETARKSAIPGWLRPTLGGVAVGGLALISPQVLSSGHGALHLNIDAELTIYGLAGLFMLKAAASAISIGSNFRGGLFFASLFMGSLLGKIFALCAPYIGYGSTAPIVYAVIGMSAFAAAIIGGPLTMTFLALELTGDFQITALVLAAVITTSLVVRTTFGYSFATWRFHLRGESIRSAHDIGWIRDLTVGKMMRADIRKANVSMGLPAFKEKFPLGSTQRVIMTHDDGRYAGMVLVPEIYADPMDRDPSKISLETYLHYKNDILLPTMNARQAAAAFDAAESEALVVVNDKIENRPVGLLTESHTLRRYSEELDLRRREASGEL, from the coding sequence ATGTCGACCAAGCCTTTCCGTGCACCGAGTATGGCGAGCTTCTTCGACAATCTGCGCGCCAGCCGGCTGCGGGCCATGTTCCGGCGCGGCGAACTTGGTCTCGTCGCGCTCGCCGTTCTCATCGGCGTTGCGGCGGGCCTGTTGGTGGCGCTGATCGGGGCCTTGAGCACGGCGCTGCATATATTGGTCTTCGGTGTGGAGCGGCTGAGCAGCAGCGACCTGTCCGGTCGGATCGTGCTGTTCGGGCCAATAATCGGCGGCATGCTGCTTGGCCTCATCATCTTCATTCTGTCGAAGACCCGCAAGAAACCCATGATCGACCCGATCGAGGCGAATGCTCTACATGGCGGCCGCCTGTCGCTGACCGACAGCATCATCGTTTGCGTGCAGAACATCGTTTCCAATGGTTTCGGCGCGTCCGTCGGGCTTGAGGCCGGTTATACGCAGATCGCCAGCGGCGTCGCTTCCAAGATCGGCATCAAACTGAAACTGAGGCGAGGGGACATGCGCATCCTCGTCGGGTGTGGCGCCGCAGGTGCGATCGCCGCGGCCTTCAACGCGCCTCTCACCGGAGCCTTCTACGCCATCGAACTCATCATCGGCACCTATACCGTGGTGACGCTGGCGCCGCTCATCGTCTCTGCACTGGTGGCGACCACCGTCATCGGGCTTATCGGCGGGCATGGTCTGTCGATCGATATTGTCGATGCCAGCCGTGTAACGCCGGCGGATTATGTGCCCGCTATCTTCCTCGGTGTCGTCTGTGCCGCCATCGGCATCGTGCTGATGCAGGCGGTATCCTTCATCGAGGAAACGGCACGCAAAAGCGCCATTCCCGGCTGGCTGCGTCCCACGCTTGGCGGCGTGGCGGTGGGTGGGCTAGCGCTGATTTCGCCGCAGGTTCTCTCGAGCGGCCATGGTGCGCTGCATCTCAACATCGATGCCGAATTGACCATCTATGGGCTGGCCGGGCTGTTTATGCTGAAGGCGGCAGCCAGCGCCATTTCCATCGGCTCGAATTTCCGCGGCGGCCTGTTTTTCGCCTCACTGTTCATGGGCTCGCTGCTCGGCAAGATTTTCGCGCTCTGCGCACCCTATATCGGTTACGGCTCGACGGCTCCCATCGTTTATGCGGTGATCGGCATGAGTGCCTTTGCCGCCGCGATTATCGGTGGGCCGTTGACGATGACGTTTCTGGCGCTGGAATTGACCGGCGACTTCCAGATCACGGCGCTTGTGCTGGCCGCTGTCATCACTACCTCGCTGGTGGTGCGCACCACCTTCGGTTACTCGTTCGCCACCTGGCGTTTTCACCTGCGCGGCGAGAGCATTCGCAGCGCCCATGATATTGGCTGGATCCGCGATCTGACGGTGGGCAAGATGATGCGCGCCGACATCCGCAAAGCCAATGTCAGCATGGGGCTTCCGGCCTTCAAGGAGAAGTTCCCGCTCGGCTCGACGCAGCGGGTGATCATGACCCATGATGACGGGCGTTACGCCGGTATGGTGCTCGTGCCGGAAATCTATGCCGATCCGATGGACCGCGACCCCAGCAAAATCAGCCTCGAAACCTATCTGCACTACAAGAACGACATCTTGCTGCCGACCATGAATGCACGGCAGGCCGCGGCCGCCTTCGACGCGGCCGAAAGCGAAGCCCTGGTCGTCGTCAACGACAAGATCGAAAACCGGCCCGTCGGCTTGCTTACCGAGAGCCATACGCTGAGGCGTTATAGCGAAGAGCTTGATCTGAGGCGCCGGGAGGCTTCCGGAGAACTCTAA
- a CDS encoding D-alanyl-D-alanine carboxypeptidase family protein — protein MRKAIHRSYRSAIVVAAFAFFSAGAAQSQTAPFIAKAEQAYMIDAETGTVLLSQNEDQSFPPASLAKLMTVEVVLDALSKGQVTPETAYPVSEYAWRTGGAPSRTSTMFAALKSSVGINDLLTGIIVQNANDGCIIVAEGMAGSDAAFAKRMTARAGELGMNRSIFSNSTGLPDPGNQTTARDMVRLAQHLHDTYPDRYALFTKPDFEWNRIFQRNKNTLLMPGSGIDGLGLGFAEGSGFAAVVSAEREGRRVYLALAGIADDKTRQEEARRVVDWGLTAFEKRHLFSKDEAVGAVSVYGGDVSHIDLSPKEDVSVLVPVNNPDRISGRIVYRWPLNAPLDVGANAGTLKIFSGERLLREVPLYTKTAVGKGSLTQNATGALKELLLFWL, from the coding sequence ATGCGCAAGGCCATACATCGCTCTTACCGGTCGGCCATCGTTGTGGCCGCCTTCGCATTTTTCAGTGCGGGTGCGGCGCAATCGCAGACAGCCCCTTTCATCGCCAAGGCTGAACAAGCCTATATGATCGATGCCGAAACCGGCACGGTGCTTCTTTCGCAAAATGAAGATCAGTCCTTTCCGCCAGCATCGCTTGCCAAGCTGATGACGGTGGAAGTGGTGCTTGATGCGCTCTCCAAAGGGCAGGTGACGCCGGAAACGGCCTATCCGGTCTCGGAATATGCCTGGCGCACGGGCGGCGCTCCCTCGCGCACCTCCACGATGTTTGCGGCCCTGAAATCCTCAGTCGGCATCAACGATCTGCTGACCGGCATCATCGTGCAGAATGCCAATGACGGCTGCATCATCGTGGCTGAAGGCATGGCCGGTTCGGATGCCGCTTTCGCCAAGCGCATGACAGCGCGGGCGGGCGAACTTGGCATGAATCGCAGCATATTTTCCAATTCCACGGGACTTCCCGATCCCGGCAACCAGACGACCGCCAGGGATATGGTGCGTCTGGCCCAGCATCTGCACGACACCTATCCCGATCGCTACGCGCTTTTCACCAAGCCCGATTTCGAGTGGAACCGGATTTTCCAGCGCAACAAGAACACGCTGCTGATGCCGGGCAGCGGCATAGATGGTCTCGGGCTCGGTTTTGCGGAGGGCAGCGGTTTTGCAGCTGTCGTTTCAGCCGAACGGGAAGGGCGCCGCGTCTATCTGGCGCTTGCAGGCATTGCCGATGACAAGACGCGACAGGAAGAAGCCCGCCGGGTGGTGGACTGGGGCCTGACGGCTTTCGAAAAACGCCATCTTTTCAGCAAGGATGAAGCCGTCGGCGCCGTCAGCGTTTATGGCGGCGATGTCTCGCATATCGATCTTTCACCGAAGGAAGATGTCAGCGTGCTGGTGCCGGTCAATAATCCGGATCGCATTTCCGGCCGCATCGTCTATCGCTGGCCGCTGAATGCGCCGCTGGATGTCGGCGCGAACGCTGGAACACTCAAGATATTTTCGGGCGAACGGCTGCTGCGTGAAGTGCCGCTTTATACGAAGACGGCGGTGGGCAAAGGTTCGCTCACACAGAATGCGACGGGCGCGCTGAAGGAATTGCTGCTCTTCTGGCTGTGA
- a CDS encoding MBL fold metallo-hydrolase, whose translation MAIYRRRFTVLGCASSPGVPRINGDWGACDPQNPRNRRTRAAFMVEQIGPDGGKTTVVIDTGPDFREQMIAAKVQAVDAVLYTHAHADHLHGIDDLRIYFALQKSRIPIWADPVTMARIRDGFAYCLETPAGSNYPPIVRPQLIADINDPVIIDGAGGPIPFKVHMQQHGDVHSLGFRIGDVAYCTDVSDFPAESLPKLTGLDVLVIDALQYRYHPSHLSLEQALGWIEALAPKRAILTHMHIPLDYDTVMRETPDHVEPAYDQMRFEVEIEAP comes from the coding sequence GTGGCAATCTACCGTCGCCGCTTCACGGTTCTCGGTTGCGCGTCGTCGCCCGGCGTGCCGCGCATCAACGGCGACTGGGGTGCCTGCGACCCTCAAAACCCCAGGAACAGGCGCACGCGCGCGGCCTTCATGGTGGAGCAGATCGGTCCGGATGGCGGCAAAACCACCGTCGTCATCGACACCGGCCCGGATTTCCGCGAGCAGATGATTGCCGCGAAGGTGCAAGCCGTCGATGCTGTGCTTTACACCCACGCCCACGCCGACCATCTGCACGGCATCGATGACCTGCGCATCTATTTCGCTCTCCAGAAAAGCCGTATTCCGATCTGGGCCGATCCCGTCACCATGGCGCGCATCCGCGACGGTTTTGCCTATTGCCTGGAGACGCCGGCGGGCAGCAACTATCCGCCGATCGTCAGGCCGCAGCTTATCGCCGATATCAACGACCCTGTTATCATCGACGGGGCAGGCGGGCCGATCCCCTTCAAGGTGCATATGCAGCAGCATGGCGACGTGCATTCGCTGGGTTTTCGCATCGGCGACGTTGCCTATTGCACCGATGTCAGCGATTTTCCGGCGGAAAGCCTGCCCAAGCTTACCGGCCTCGATGTGCTCGTCATCGATGCCTTGCAGTATCGATATCACCCCAGCCATCTTTCGCTGGAACAGGCGCTCGGCTGGATCGAGGCACTCGCACCCAAACGGGCGATCTTGACCCACATGCACATTCCGCTCGATTATGACACGGTGATGCGTGAGACGCCGGATCATGTTGAACCGGCTTACGACCAGATGCGTTTCGAGGTTGAGATCGAAGCGCCCTGA
- a CDS encoding ArsR/SmtB family transcription factor, producing MDNIGAIAALSALAQTTRLETFRRLVQHEPEGIPAGELARLIHVPQNTMSAHLATLARAGLVKSERQSRSIIYRADLEGLRALTLFLLKDCCGGATELCAPLIAELTPCCCQEAEAL from the coding sequence ATGGATAACATTGGTGCAATAGCAGCGCTTAGCGCTCTCGCTCAAACGACCCGCTTGGAGACCTTCCGGCGTCTCGTGCAACACGAGCCCGAGGGTATTCCGGCCGGAGAACTCGCTCGTCTCATCCATGTTCCCCAGAACACGATGTCAGCGCATCTCGCCACGCTTGCGCGGGCAGGGCTGGTCAAAAGCGAACGGCAAAGCCGGTCGATCATCTATCGCGCCGACCTCGAGGGGCTGCGCGCGCTAACCCTATTTTTGCTGAAAGACTGCTGCGGCGGGGCGACCGAGCTTTGCGCTCCTTTGATTGCCGAACTCACGCCCTGCTGCTGCCAGGAGGCGGAGGCGTTATGA
- a CDS encoding DNA polymerase III subunit delta': protein MSEVQGVLDGAIAPQQNTRLFGHEEAEAFLAQSYRSGKGHHAILIEGPEGIGKATLAFRFANHVLTHPDPASAPDFLADPDPQSLVSRQITAGASHNLLHLTRPVDEKTGRVKSAITVDEVRRAGHFFSQTSGTGNWRIVIIDPADDLNRNAANAILKILEEPPKRAMFLVLSHAPGKLLPTIRSRCMPLRLLPLSDAAMVQALDQLDISPEGEKRDALLTASKGSVAQALKLMNYGGSDIVEAFAEVMSAEGPGARKRMHKLAEVLAQKDGDIVLGFFMEHVTEELMERARAAAMAGDIAAAEKHARLSSTLSERITVAQAYNLDKKQMVLSILEDIRSV from the coding sequence ATGAGTGAGGTTCAGGGCGTTCTCGACGGCGCGATTGCGCCGCAGCAGAACACGAGGCTTTTCGGGCATGAAGAGGCGGAGGCGTTCCTTGCGCAATCCTATCGCTCGGGCAAAGGCCATCACGCCATCCTGATCGAAGGACCGGAGGGCATCGGCAAGGCGACGCTCGCCTTCCGTTTCGCCAATCATGTGCTGACCCATCCCGATCCCGCATCCGCACCGGATTTCCTTGCTGACCCCGATCCGCAATCGCTCGTCAGCCGGCAGATCACTGCCGGTGCTTCCCATAATCTGCTGCATCTGACGCGTCCGGTGGATGAGAAGACCGGCCGCGTCAAATCCGCGATCACCGTGGATGAGGTGCGGCGGGCAGGGCATTTCTTTTCCCAGACCTCGGGCACCGGCAACTGGCGTATCGTCATCATCGACCCGGCCGACGATCTCAACCGCAATGCCGCGAATGCCATCCTGAAGATTCTGGAGGAGCCGCCGAAACGGGCGATGTTCCTCGTGCTTTCGCATGCACCGGGAAAATTGCTGCCGACTATCCGCTCGCGCTGCATGCCGCTACGGCTCCTGCCGCTTTCCGATGCGGCCATGGTCCAAGCGCTCGATCAACTCGACATCAGTCCTGAAGGCGAAAAGCGCGACGCCCTGCTTACGGCGTCCAAAGGCAGTGTCGCGCAGGCGTTGAAGCTGATGAATTACGGCGGTTCCGACATTGTCGAGGCCTTTGCCGAAGTCATGTCCGCCGAAGGGCCGGGGGCACGCAAGCGCATGCACAAGCTTGCCGAGGTTCTGGCGCAGAAGGACGGCGACATCGTTCTCGGATTCTTCATGGAACATGTGACGGAAGAATTGATGGAGCGGGCCCGGGCTGCGGCAATGGCGGGCGATATCGCGGCGGCGGAAAAACATGCGCGGCTTTCCTCGACGCTTTCGGAACGCATCACCGTGGCGCAGGCCTATAATCTCGACAAGAAGCAGATGGTGCTTTCCATTCTGGAAGATATCCGTTCGGTTTAG
- a CDS encoding septal ring lytic transglycosylase RlpA family protein, translating into MKSTVKKLGISTRSGVKWLAISVLCAATASCSTTSETKPKPKRSKEYFSESEYGVKASPRVADGKSIPKGGGRELVGNAYTVKGRRYFPKEEPGYNKTGLASWYGSAFHGRLTANGEVYDKEHLSAAHPTFPLPSYARITNMENGSSVLVRVNDRGPFHEGRLIDVSSKTADLLDMKATGTANVRVQYAGRAPLDGHDMPYLMASYIPKGSRSPGVAPEGQIATGVMVASASPNFVPAPASNPNYGGSTQTALVGSKKNAALQAMPLVNGVQPAFEQFVILPEIGPFLAERPEGNFMREPAAPGGNYLRVPTPSSKYSAAYSEESATVSKSVRAFDSVLVDRGALNEQSILAHVKRQQAKSR; encoded by the coding sequence TTGAAATCTACGGTCAAAAAACTCGGCATCAGCACCAGATCGGGTGTGAAGTGGCTTGCAATTTCCGTGCTTTGCGCTGCGACAGCTTCGTGTTCCACAACCTCTGAGACAAAGCCTAAGCCCAAGCGCAGCAAGGAATATTTCTCGGAATCGGAATATGGCGTCAAAGCCAGCCCGCGTGTGGCCGATGGGAAGAGCATTCCCAAGGGCGGCGGACGAGAGTTGGTCGGCAATGCCTATACGGTCAAGGGCCGTCGTTATTTTCCGAAAGAAGAGCCGGGTTACAACAAGACCGGTCTCGCCTCCTGGTACGGTTCCGCCTTCCACGGCCGCCTGACGGCGAATGGCGAAGTTTACGATAAAGAACATCTTTCCGCCGCACATCCGACATTTCCCCTGCCGAGCTATGCGCGCATCACCAACATGGAAAATGGCTCTTCGGTGCTGGTACGCGTCAACGATCGCGGACCTTTTCATGAAGGTCGCCTGATCGACGTTTCCAGCAAGACCGCCGATCTTCTCGATATGAAGGCGACAGGTACGGCGAATGTGCGTGTGCAATATGCCGGCCGTGCCCCGCTCGACGGTCACGATATGCCCTATCTGATGGCCTCCTATATTCCGAAGGGTTCGCGCTCGCCGGGCGTGGCGCCGGAAGGGCAGATTGCAACGGGCGTGATGGTGGCTTCGGCCTCTCCGAATTTCGTGCCGGCGCCGGCGTCCAACCCGAATTATGGCGGCTCCACGCAGACGGCGCTGGTCGGCTCCAAGAAGAATGCCGCACTTCAGGCCATGCCGCTGGTGAATGGCGTCCAGCCGGCTTTCGAACAGTTTGTTATCCTGCCGGAAATCGGCCCATTCCTGGCCGAGCGGCCGGAGGGCAATTTCATGCGTGAGCCGGCAGCGCCCGGCGGAAATTATCTGCGCGTGCCGACGCCGTCTTCCAAATATTCGGCGGCCTATTCCGAAGAATCAGCTACGGTTTCCAAGTCCGTGCGCGCCTTCGATAGCGTGCTCGTCGACCGTGGTGCGCTCAACGAGCAATCGATACTCGCCCATGTGAAGCGTCAGCAGGCGAAGTCTCGCTGA
- a CDS encoding TatD family hydrolase, with protein sequence MLIDTHCHLDFPDFEAERDDIIARAHASGVSQMVTISTRVRRLPELLKIADKYPSVFCSVGTHPNNADEELDISADELVRLAESHDKIVAIGEAGLDYFYDTQKPEDQKTGLIRHIEAARRTKLPLVIHSRSADDDMAAILRAESGKGAFPFILHCFSAGPELAKAGVELGGYVSFSGILTFPKSQDIRDIAATVPLDRLLVETDAPYLAPKRWRGKRNEPSYVVNTAEVLAEVHGVSFEHMAEITTENAFRCFSKMTRV encoded by the coding sequence ATGCTGATCGATACCCATTGCCATCTGGATTTTCCCGATTTCGAGGCGGAGCGCGACGATATCATCGCCCGTGCTCACGCCTCGGGTGTGAGCCAGATGGTGACGATCTCGACCCGGGTGCGCCGTCTGCCGGAGCTTTTGAAGATCGCGGACAAATATCCCTCGGTTTTCTGCTCGGTCGGCACACATCCGAACAATGCCGACGAGGAACTGGATATTTCCGCCGACGAGCTTGTGCGGCTGGCGGAAAGTCACGACAAGATCGTGGCGATCGGTGAGGCGGGTCTGGATTATTTCTACGACACGCAGAAGCCGGAGGACCAGAAGACCGGCCTTATTCGTCACATCGAGGCCGCAAGAAGAACGAAGCTACCGCTCGTCATCCACAGCCGCAGCGCCGATGACGATATGGCCGCTATCCTGCGCGCCGAAAGCGGGAAGGGCGCATTCCCCTTCATCCTGCACTGCTTTTCCGCCGGTCCGGAGCTGGCGAAAGCGGGCGTCGAGCTTGGCGGTTACGTGTCTTTTTCCGGCATCCTCACCTTCCCGAAGTCGCAGGATATCCGCGATATCGCCGCCACTGTGCCGCTGGACAGGCTGCTTGTTGAAACGGACGCGCCTTATCTTGCGCCGAAGCGCTGGCGTGGCAAACGCAACGAGCCGTCCTATGTGGTCAACACGGCGGAGGTTCTGGCCGAAGTGCATGGTGTTTCCTTCGAGCATATGGCCGAAATCACCACCGAAAACGCCTTTCGTTGCTTTTCCAAGATGACAAGGGTGTAG
- a CDS encoding D-alanyl-D-alanine carboxypeptidase family protein has protein sequence MRLKSSAVLKSLSGAHSRKAGATSFVRFVALTLAAAFIAATSVQTAKADPKYAGIVIDAKSGKVLYGEDPDGLRYPASLTKMMTLYLTFEALNSGRISLDSRVTVSANAAKEPPSKLGVRAGGSVTVEQAILALVTRSANDMATALGEHLGGSEDRFARMMTAKARALGMTRTTYRNANGLPNTAQMTTARDQARLGIALRQHFPQYYGYFSTRTFNFGKQVIGNHNRLVGTVKGVDGIKTGYTRAAGSNLATSAQLDGRSIVAVVLGGRSSAARDATMRKLVATYLPQASRGGNSNLIAQTRSGPVEEPVTVAAAAPYPSVAVAATDSGLPNAGPVPQTRYEEAPVTAFAGSSSNAAVKAMEAATWQKGKDPIVRAPVAPDRKLITNSTKVDNIVTASTAASASAAPSVSPRAEAPQGGWVIQIGASPDENSARGLLQNAQEKGGAALRSAKPFTVAFSKDGSQIYRARFGGFDGQNAAVNACNVLKKKGVSCWASLQ, from the coding sequence ATGCGATTGAAGAGTTCAGCAGTGTTGAAAAGTCTATCTGGAGCACATTCGCGCAAAGCGGGTGCAACGTCTTTCGTGAGGTTTGTTGCGTTGACCCTTGCTGCGGCGTTCATAGCCGCAACATCCGTTCAGACCGCAAAGGCCGACCCGAAATATGCGGGTATCGTCATCGACGCAAAGTCTGGCAAGGTCCTGTATGGTGAGGATCCTGACGGTCTGCGTTATCCGGCATCGTTGACGAAGATGATGACGCTTTATCTGACATTCGAGGCACTCAACAGCGGACGCATTTCGCTTGATTCCAGGGTGACTGTTTCGGCCAATGCCGCAAAGGAGCCGCCGTCGAAGCTCGGCGTGCGCGCCGGCGGCAGCGTTACCGTGGAACAGGCTATCCTTGCCCTCGTTACCCGGTCCGCAAACGATATGGCGACCGCGCTCGGCGAACATCTCGGCGGCTCGGAAGACCGTTTTGCCAGAATGATGACGGCAAAGGCCCGTGCACTTGGCATGACCCGCACGACCTATCGCAATGCCAACGGCCTGCCCAACACGGCGCAGATGACGACGGCACGCGACCAGGCCCGTCTCGGCATCGCGCTTCGCCAGCATTTTCCGCAATATTACGGTTATTTCAGCACCCGAACCTTCAATTTCGGCAAGCAGGTGATTGGCAATCACAATCGCCTCGTCGGAACCGTGAAGGGCGTGGATGGCATCAAGACCGGTTACACCCGCGCAGCCGGCAGCAATCTGGCGACATCAGCGCAGCTCGATGGCCGCTCTATCGTCGCCGTCGTTCTCGGCGGACGCTCCAGCGCTGCCCGTGATGCCACCATGCGCAAGCTCGTCGCAACCTATCTGCCGCAGGCATCGCGCGGCGGCAACAGCAACCTGATCGCACAGACGCGTTCTGGCCCGGTCGAAGAACCCGTTACCGTGGCGGCAGCCGCGCCTTATCCTTCCGTGGCAGTCGCCGCAACCGATTCCGGCCTGCCCAACGCCGGTCCCGTTCCGCAGACCCGTTACGAAGAAGCACCCGTCACAGCCTTTGCAGGCTCTTCTTCCAATGCCGCCGTCAAGGCCATGGAAGCCGCCACCTGGCAGAAGGGCAAAGATCCGATCGTTCGCGCACCGGTCGCTCCCGATCGTAAGCTGATCACCAACTCGACCAAGGTGGACAATATCGTCACGGCATCGACGGCAGCATCCGCATCCGCCGCACCTTCCGTCTCACCCAGGGCAGAGGCGCCGCAGGGTGGCTGGGTCATCCAGATCGGCGCATCGCCGGACGAAAACTCCGCCCGTGGCCTGCTGCAGAACGCACAGGAAAAAGGCGGCGCGGCACTGCGCTCCGCAAAACCCTTCACGGTCGCCTTCAGCAAGGACGGCTCCCAGATCTACCGCGCCCGTTTCGGCGGCTTTGACGGCCAGAACGCTGCGGTAAATGCATGTAACGTATTGAAAAAGAAAGGCGTGAGCTGCTGGGCGTCACTCCAGTAA
- the tmk gene encoding dTMP kinase, with protein MAEKTGLFISFEGGEGAGKSTQIRTLAEALRGRGFEVVVTREPGGSPGAEAVRHVILSGAAESFGVRMEAILFAAARNDHVEEVIRPALARGEIVLCDRFLDSSRVYQGTTGNLEPDFIETLQRIAIDGVVPELTLIFDIAAEKGLARARKRADEGATPDRFEKEEIETHEKRREAYLDIALAEPRRCRIVNADQPEDKVTEDVMSFVEPLLERAGNAADAAHE; from the coding sequence TTGGCCGAAAAGACCGGATTGTTCATCAGCTTCGAGGGCGGCGAAGGCGCTGGCAAGTCGACGCAGATTCGCACGCTTGCCGAGGCGCTTCGCGGCCGTGGTTTCGAGGTGGTCGTCACGCGTGAGCCGGGTGGTTCGCCGGGCGCCGAGGCGGTCCGACACGTCATTCTGTCAGGTGCGGCCGAATCGTTCGGCGTGCGCATGGAGGCGATCCTGTTTGCGGCGGCGCGTAACGACCATGTCGAGGAGGTCATTCGCCCGGCGCTTGCGCGCGGCGAGATCGTGCTCTGCGACCGTTTCCTTGACTCCTCGCGTGTCTATCAGGGCACGACCGGCAATCTGGAGCCTGATTTCATTGAGACGCTGCAACGGATAGCCATTGATGGCGTTGTGCCCGAGTTGACGCTGATCTTCGATATCGCTGCCGAAAAGGGCCTGGCCCGCGCCAGAAAACGTGCAGATGAGGGAGCGACCCCCGACCGCTTCGAAAAAGAGGAAATCGAGACCCACGAGAAGCGGCGCGAGGCCTATCTGGATATTGCGCTGGCCGAACCGCGTCGCTGCCGTATCGTCAATGCTGACCAGCCGGAAGACAAGGTAACGGAAGACGTCATGTCATTCGTCGAGCCATTGCTCGAGCGTGCGGGAAACGCTGCGGACGCGGCGCATGAGTGA